The window CGGTCAGTTTGCCCTTGAGGGCCGGGATGACCTTGCCCACCGCCTTGGCAGCGCCCGTCGAGGACGGGATGATGTTGCCGGCCGCCGCGCGGCCGCCGCGGAAATCCTTCTTGCCGCCCGGGCCGTCGACGGTCTTCTGCGTGGCCGTCGTCGCGTGCACGGTCGTCATCAGGCCTTCCACGATGCCCCAGTTGTCGTTCAGCACCTTGGCCACGGGCGCCAGGCAGTTGGTCGTGCAGGAGGCGCAGGACACGAATTGCTCGCCCTTGAAGCTCTTGTGGTTGACGCCCATCACGAACATCGGCGTATCGTCCTTGGACGGGGCGGACATGACGACGAACTTCGCGCCGGCCTTGATGTGCCCCTCGGCCTTCGCCTTCTCCAGGAACAGGCCCGTCGATTCGCAGATGTACTCGGCGCCGACTTCGTTCCACTTCAGGTTGGCGGGATCCTTCTCCGCGGTGAGGCGGATGCTCTTCCCGTTGACGATCAGCGCGCCCTCGCCCGCCTTGACCGTGCCCTTGAACGGGCCGTGGATCGTGTCGTACTTCAGCATGTACGCCAGTTGCTTGGCGTCGAACAGGTCGTTGATGCCGACCACTTCGACGTTCGGATTCTCGACGGCCGCGCGGAAGACCAGACGCCCGATTCGGCCAAACCCATTGATACCCAATTTGATAGCCATTTCCTGCTTCTCCATTTGTTTGTTCGTGACCGGCCCCGGGTAGGGACCGGGCCGATAGCCCATGGTTAAACGGAGCCGACACCATACAGGATGGGTCCCGGGTCGTCAATGCCGCTCTTCTTCTGAACGTCAATCGCTTTTCCGGGCGACGCGACGGCTCGTGGTCCCGGCTTGACGCAACGCGTTTTCCCGCTAGGCTGCGACGCGTGAACGATGAATCCCAGGATCCGGATGTGCCGGTGGCCCTGACCATCGCCGGTTCGGACAGCGGCGGCGGCGCGGGCATCCAGGCGGACCTGCTGACCTTCGCGGCCTTCGACGTGTTCGGCACCTCGGCCCTGACCTGCGTGACGGCCCAGAACCCGCGCGAGGTGACCGGCATCCAGGCGCTGCCTCCCGAGTTTGTCGCCCAGCAGATTAAGACGGTCTGTGATGCCTTCCCGGTGGCGGCGGCCAAGACGGGGATGCTGTTCTCGTCTCCCATCATCCGGGCCGTGGCCGCCGCGGACGTGCAACAGGGCATTCCCATCCTGGTCGTGGATCCGGTCATGGTCGCCGCCTCGGGCGCGCGGCTGCTGGAGCCGGAGGCCATCGAAGCGTTGTGCGGGGAACTGCTATCGCAAGCGCGCGTGATCACGCCGAACCTTGACGAGGCGGCCATCCTGTGCGGCCATCCCATCGAAAGCGTGGAGCAGATGCGCGAAGCCGCGCGGGAGATCGGGGACCGCTATGACGTGGCGTGCGCGATCAAGGGCGGCCACCTCGCGGGCCCGGACATCACCGACGTGCTTTACGACGAGGGACAGGAACTGATCCTGACGGGCCCGCGTCTCGCCGAGGCGGAGACGCACGGGGCGGGCTGCGCGTTCTCGGCCGCGGTCACGGCCGGCCTGGCCAAGGGCTGGCTGCTGGAGGACGCGGTGACGCAGGCGCGCGAATTCGTCCGCCGGGCCATGGAGTCGGCCCGGTCGGCGGGCACGCACCGACCGCTTTATTTCCTCGCAAACATCGAGCCCGAAGCAAGCGATTGAACCGCCATGGCGGCCCAGCCGATGGAACTGGCGACGGGGACGGAAGGCCGTGAATCCCCGCGCCGCCCCTTCGTGGGCATGGCTCTTTTCTTCCTGGCCGGCACGGGCGCCGGCCTGTACTTCGAGGCGCCCCTGCCCTGGCTTGGCGCGGCGGCCGCCCTGCTCGCCGCGGCCGGGTTCCTCCTGCGCCACGCGGCCGCCTCCGCCTTGACGGGGACCGCCGTGTTCCTCGCGGCCTGGCTGCACATGGGCTTGGCGGCCAAGAGCCCGTCCCCTCGCGAAGCGTCCGCCCTGATGGCGCGCGACCGCGAACAGGTGGAGTTGATCGGCATGGTGACCGGCGACTCGATCACCACGCCGGCCCGCCGGCCGGACC is drawn from Kiritimatiellia bacterium and contains these coding sequences:
- the gap gene encoding type I glyceraldehyde-3-phosphate dehydrogenase, with protein sequence MAIKLGINGFGRIGRLVFRAAVENPNVEVVGINDLFDAKQLAYMLKYDTIHGPFKGTVKAGEGALIVNGKSIRLTAEKDPANLKWNEVGAEYICESTGLFLEKAKAEGHIKAGAKFVVMSAPSKDDTPMFVMGVNHKSFKGEQFVSCASCTTNCLAPVAKVLNDNWGIVEGLMTTVHATTATQKTVDGPGGKKDFRGGRAAAGNIIPSSTGAAKAVGKVIPALKGKLTGMAFRIPTLNVSVVDLTCRLEKAPGADAETAYAAIKAAMKAASEGELKGILGYTEDEVVSSDFNHDARTSIFDAGAGIMLNSNFVKLVSWYDNEWGYSNKLVDFIVYMASAK
- the thiD gene encoding bifunctional hydroxymethylpyrimidine kinase/phosphomethylpyrimidine kinase, yielding MNDESQDPDVPVALTIAGSDSGGGAGIQADLLTFAAFDVFGTSALTCVTAQNPREVTGIQALPPEFVAQQIKTVCDAFPVAAAKTGMLFSSPIIRAVAAADVQQGIPILVVDPVMVAASGARLLEPEAIEALCGELLSQARVITPNLDEAAILCGHPIESVEQMREAAREIGDRYDVACAIKGGHLAGPDITDVLYDEGQELILTGPRLAEAETHGAGCAFSAAVTAGLAKGWLLEDAVTQAREFVRRAMESARSAGTHRPLYFLANIEPEASD